The Rhododendron vialii isolate Sample 1 chromosome 6a, ASM3025357v1 genome includes a window with the following:
- the LOC131328553 gene encoding uncharacterized protein LOC131328553 → MEAAIALGVEKLEVIGDSNLVVSQANGDWKVREEKLKPYHQDLEELIPRFNKVTFTHVPRLKNQFADALATLASMIELPIGVKLRSIVIKQRDFPAYEYINAIDDVDDGLPWYHDI, encoded by the coding sequence ATGGAGGCTGCTATCGCTCTGGGAGTCGAGAAACTCGAAgtaattggggattcaaacttgGTAGTCTCTCaggccaatggagattggaaggtccgtgaggaaaagctgaaacCGTATCACCAAGATCTGGAAGAGCTGAtccctcgcttcaataaggtgacatTCACCCATGTCCCTCGATTAAAGAACCAGTTCGCCGATGCCTTGGCCACTTTGGCTTCTATGATTGAACTCCCGATTGGTGTCAAGCTGCGATCAATTGTGATCAAACAGAGGGATTTCCCtgcttacgagtacatcaacgccatcgatgatgtagatgatggcctaccTTGGTATCATGACATTTGA
- the LOC131328554 gene encoding uncharacterized protein LOC131328554: MPPRRENNLAREIVAALAESNLLNSAFRANTNNRAMEAMRAFRRMKPPEFDGESSDPLVADHWLAQVCKIFNALRITEDDLRVSIVAIQLTGEANEWWESVLGARRDARRMTRVVNRINEPDVENLTWAEFEELFENQYFPETYRDQLREQFEKLEQGNMTVSEYATKFQSLSRFAPELVASEERKCRRFEKGLHPYIKLLVVSQRIGRFSEIVECARSVENPVGVQGELNVWEPKQSTASASLPSGSSGSQGRKRQREPPQSFHVQQSFGPLTSSGSHGVSIKPQIVCHRCVVVRFKFTCVVGLCDVQTCSLRGSPLTLKSNKKVMIGYFYVPRYVELVV, encoded by the exons ATGCCTCCGAGACGTGAGAATAACCTTGCTAGGGAGATTGTAGCGGCACTTGCGGAGTCGAATCTTTTGAATTCAGCATTTAGGGCTAACACGAATAACCGTGCCATGGAAGCGATGAGGGCGTTTCGCCGTATGAAACCACCAGAGTTTGATGGGGAGAGTAGCGATCCTCTTGTGGCTGACCATTGGCTTGCACAAGTTTGTAAAATTTTTAACGCTCTTCGGATTACTGAAGATGACCTACGAGTGAGTATTGTGGCCATTCAACTTACTGGCgaggcgaatgagtggtgggaatcggTTTTAGGAGCAAGAAGAGACGCTAGGAGAATGACAAGGGTGGTTAATCGAATAAATGAACCTGATGTAGAGAACCTGACTTGGGCTGAGTTTGAAGAACTCTTTGAGAAtcaatattttccagaaacgTATCGCGACCAACTTAGAGAACAATTCGAGAAACTAGAACAAGGTAATATGACCGTCTCCGAATATGCTACGAAATTTCAGTCTTTGTCCCGTTTTGCGCCGGAATTAGTGGCGTCAGAGGAAAGGAAGTGTAGGCGTTTTGAGAAGGGATTACACCCATACATTAAGTTGTTGGTGGTGAGCCAGCGCATTGGAAGGTTTTCTGAGATTGTCGAATGTGCAAGGAGTGTTGAGAATCCAGTGGGTGTGCAAGGAGAATTGAACGTGTGGGAACCTAAGCAATCGACCGCTAGTGCAAGTTTGCCTTCGGGAAGTTCTGGGAGccaagggaggaagagacaacgGGAACCACCTCAATCATTTCACGTTCAGCAGAGTTTTGGACCACTTACTTCATCGGGAAGTCATGGAGTTTCTATCAAACCGCAAATAGTGTGCCATCGGTGTG TTGTTGTTCGATTCAAATTCACTTGTGTAGTTGGTCTCTGTGATGTTCAAACTTGTAGCCTTCGTGGTAGTCCCTTGACTCTGAAA AGCAATAAGAAGGTCATGATCGGTTATTTCTATGTTCCTCGGTACGTTGAGTTGGTTGTTTAG